Proteins from a single region of Lentimicrobium saccharophilum:
- a CDS encoding heavy metal translocating P-type ATPase, protein MKPVYTDITLPVSGMSCAACATSVESMLTSLNGVFSASVNYATSTVHIRFNPLQVSLDQFQAALKPIGYDLVISAGDEDETFEQLELKRHNTLRRRLVTAAVFSLPVFVISMLWHHPSTTVQWLLLALSLPVIFYSGQGFYLNAFRLGVRGKTNMDTLVSIGTAAAFVLSLINTLFPDFIPGDGISAYVYYESAVVIITLILLGRFLEERSRGKASAAISRLMHLQPQTAIRLKGNNQEEVAIRHLLPGDTVLIRPGAVIPVDGIVVSGGSWIEESMMSGEPVPVFRKTGDQVLAGTINKDSVLQVTTLKTGKETTLSRIIAMVDEAQNSKPPVQLLVDKISAVFVPAVILISIATFIVWALIIPDQPLTYAIVTSISVLIIACPCALGLATPTALIAAIGHGAGKGILFRDAESIETAGKTDVLVIDKTGTLTKGKPELIQVHYPGNGSQDQINSTFSALTALSAHPLSAAVARGISTESTVIPEVEEFTDLPGKGITGKVGNKRYFAGSPAVLKETGIVPDKEVLTILSEYDKQAASLVLLTDSTEILAIAALSDTLRDDAVQAVEALRSAGIEPYMVTGDNQASAAQIARLAGITRFRATASPEDKAAIVRELQASGRKVAVAGDGINDTIALARADAGIAMGGGTDASREAAGITLTGHHLMQVAETILLSRKTNKIIKENLFWAFGYNVIAIPLAAGLLFPFTGLLLNPMIASAAMAFSSVSVVLNSLRLR, encoded by the coding sequence ATGAAACCTGTTTATACTGATATCACTTTACCCGTGAGCGGAATGAGTTGCGCCGCATGCGCAACCAGCGTAGAAAGTATGCTGACTTCTCTCAACGGTGTATTTTCGGCTTCGGTAAACTATGCCACTTCCACCGTCCACATCCGGTTTAATCCTTTGCAGGTCAGCCTTGACCAGTTTCAGGCGGCCCTTAAACCCATTGGTTATGACCTTGTTATCTCCGCCGGCGATGAAGATGAGACCTTTGAACAACTGGAACTGAAGCGTCATAATACGCTCAGGCGCAGGCTCGTAACAGCCGCAGTTTTTTCGCTGCCGGTATTTGTTATTTCCATGCTGTGGCATCATCCATCAACAACGGTACAGTGGTTATTGCTAGCGCTCAGCCTTCCGGTTATATTTTATTCCGGACAGGGTTTTTACCTGAATGCATTCAGGCTTGGGGTGCGGGGAAAGACCAATATGGATACCCTTGTCTCCATCGGCACAGCGGCGGCATTTGTGCTGAGTCTTATCAATACCCTTTTCCCTGATTTTATTCCGGGTGACGGCATCAGCGCCTATGTCTATTACGAGTCAGCTGTGGTTATCATCACCCTGATTCTGCTGGGCCGGTTCCTTGAAGAACGAAGCCGGGGAAAAGCTTCGGCGGCCATCAGCAGGCTGATGCATCTTCAGCCTCAGACAGCCATCCGGCTGAAAGGAAACAATCAGGAAGAAGTGGCCATCAGGCATCTTTTACCGGGCGATACCGTGCTTATCAGACCGGGGGCAGTGATTCCCGTTGACGGCATCGTTGTTTCGGGAGGTTCCTGGATTGAGGAGAGTATGATGAGCGGAGAACCTGTCCCTGTTTTCCGGAAAACCGGCGACCAGGTGCTGGCCGGGACGATTAACAAAGACAGTGTGCTTCAGGTAACCACGCTGAAAACCGGAAAAGAAACGACGCTTTCGCGCATCATCGCCATGGTTGACGAAGCGCAGAACTCAAAACCACCGGTTCAGTTGCTGGTAGATAAAATATCAGCCGTTTTTGTCCCTGCAGTCATCCTTATCAGTATAGCCACTTTCATAGTCTGGGCCCTGATCATTCCGGATCAGCCGCTCACCTATGCCATTGTAACTTCCATCAGTGTGCTGATTATCGCCTGCCCCTGCGCGCTCGGGCTGGCCACGCCGACAGCGCTGATTGCGGCAATCGGCCATGGTGCCGGAAAAGGAATTCTTTTCAGGGATGCAGAAAGTATTGAAACGGCCGGAAAAACCGATGTTCTTGTAATTGATAAAACCGGAACACTCACCAAAGGGAAACCTGAACTGATTCAGGTTCATTATCCGGGGAACGGCTCACAGGATCAGATCAACAGCACATTCTCAGCCCTCACGGCCTTGTCTGCTCATCCCTTATCGGCAGCCGTTGCAAGAGGAATTTCAACGGAATCAACCGTCATTCCTGAGGTTGAAGAATTCACCGACCTCCCCGGCAAGGGCATTACCGGTAAAGTCGGGAACAAACGCTATTTTGCCGGCAGCCCGGCTGTCTTAAAAGAAACAGGCATTGTTCCGGATAAAGAGGTCCTGACCATACTCAGCGAATATGATAAACAGGCCGCCTCGCTGGTTTTATTAACGGATTCAACTGAAATACTCGCCATAGCCGCCCTCAGCGACACCCTTCGTGATGACGCCGTTCAGGCGGTTGAAGCGCTCCGCAGCGCAGGAATTGAACCCTACATGGTGACCGGCGACAACCAGGCAAGCGCCGCGCAAATTGCCCGGTTGGCCGGGATTACCCGTTTCAGGGCAACGGCATCGCCTGAAGATAAAGCTGCCATCGTCAGGGAATTGCAGGCCAGCGGCCGGAAAGTGGCCGTAGCCGGCGACGGCATCAATGATACGATTGCTCTGGCCCGGGCCGATGCAGGCATTGCCATGGGAGGCGGAACGGACGCCAGCCGAGAGGCCGCAGGCATCACACTTACCGGGCATCACCTGATGCAGGTTGCCGAAACCATACTGCTCTCCCGCAAAACAAATAAGATCATCAAAGAAAACCTTTTCTGGGCTTTCGGATACAATGTGATAGCGATTCCGCTTGCTGCCGGCCTGCTTTTCCCGTTTACGGGATTGCTGCTCAATCCCATGATTGCCAGTGCCGCCATGGCGTTCAGCTCGGTATCGGTGGTACTCAACAGTCTGAGACTCAGATAA
- a CDS encoding cation diffusion facilitator family transporter encodes MTNHQHNHTPDPQKNIAVAFFLNASFTIIEIIGGILTNSVAILSDAVHDLGDTFSLGLSWYTERIARRKPDSRYTYGYKRFPVLAALVNAVFLLGASIFVLSRAIPLILNPEPVYAEGMIWLAILGIIFNGAAVLKLSKGDSINQKVVRLHLLEDTLGWAAVLIGAVVIRFTGLLWLDPLMGVMIALFIIYNALKNLREALRIFLQASPADSDIPELEEKLMKIQGINEIHDIRTWTIDGMTHVYTLHVVTERGFPAEGYPELKKQVRDTLKAAGFEFVTIEIDRYDEHCGLSDC; translated from the coding sequence ATGACTAACCATCAACATAACCATACGCCGGATCCGCAGAAGAACATCGCGGTTGCATTTTTCCTGAATGCCTCCTTCACCATTATCGAGATCATCGGGGGTATCCTGACGAACTCTGTGGCCATTCTTTCGGATGCGGTGCATGATCTGGGCGATACTTTTTCGCTTGGCCTCTCCTGGTACACCGAACGCATTGCCCGCCGGAAGCCCGACAGTCGATACACTTACGGATACAAGAGGTTTCCGGTCCTGGCGGCGCTGGTAAATGCCGTTTTTTTGCTGGGTGCATCCATATTTGTGCTGAGCCGCGCCATTCCGCTGATTCTGAACCCTGAACCTGTCTATGCAGAGGGAATGATCTGGCTGGCCATTCTCGGGATTATCTTTAACGGCGCAGCAGTCCTGAAACTGAGCAAGGGAGATTCAATCAACCAGAAGGTAGTGAGGCTGCACCTGCTCGAAGATACCCTGGGCTGGGCCGCCGTGCTGATCGGGGCTGTTGTTATCCGGTTTACCGGTCTGCTCTGGCTCGATCCGCTGATGGGCGTAATGATTGCCCTGTTTATAATCTATAACGCGCTGAAAAACCTCCGGGAAGCCCTGCGCATTTTCCTTCAGGCCTCCCCTGCCGACAGCGACATTCCCGAACTGGAAGAAAAGCTAATGAAAATTCAGGGAATTAACGAAATACACGACATACGCACCTGGACCATCGACGGAATGACCCATGTTTATACCCTGCACGTGGTGACAGAGCGCGGATTTCCGGCTGAAGGATATCCGGAACTGAAGAAACAGGTACGCGACACGCTGAAAGCCGCCGGGTTTGAATTTGTGACTATAGAAATAGACCGCTATGATGAACACTGCGGCCTCAGCGATTGTTGA
- a CDS encoding heavy-metal-associated domain-containing protein, with protein sequence MIKLELKTNIKCNGCIAAVKPGLDDTEGLTRWEVDLSDPDRKLTAEVESEEVKESLIKTLEKAGYKAW encoded by the coding sequence ATGATCAAACTGGAACTTAAGACCAACATTAAGTGCAATGGGTGCATTGCTGCAGTAAAACCCGGACTCGACGACACTGAGGGATTGACGCGCTGGGAAGTGGACCTTTCGGATCCCGACAGAAAGCTGACCGCAGAAGTTGAATCGGAAGAAGTAAAGGAGAGCCTGATTAAGACGCTGGAAAAAGCCGGGTATAAAGCATGGTAA